In Raphanus sativus cultivar WK10039 chromosome 5, ASM80110v3, whole genome shotgun sequence, the following proteins share a genomic window:
- the LOC108858163 gene encoding uncharacterized protein LOC108858163, producing the protein MFHASQWSSDGSSKPREVIQIWAHLTGVPLDLRYKQGLSLVAGLIGEPKETDDFTLNLVSLTLSHVKVEVKLSEPLPRVVEFVRQNGEIVEIQVDYPWVPPTCAHCKELGHISRNCLLLPAPAKKDPPPSKKDPKTATQKTAIPEKTVTSPSKPLSPTLTYTNHCPFLLLKPYPSL; encoded by the coding sequence ATGTTCCATGCATCACAGTGGTCTTCAGACGGTAGCTCTAAGCCACGGGAAGTGATCCAAATTTGGGCTCACTTAACTGGCGTCCCTTTAGACCTGAGATACAAGCAAGGTCTTAGTCTAGTGGCTGGTCTTATTGGAGAACCAAAAGAAACGGATGACTTTACCTTGAACCTCGTCAGCTTGACATTGTCGCATGTTAAAGTTGAAGTCAAGCTGTCTGAACCACTACCTAGAGTTGTTGAGTTCGTCAGACAGAATGGAGAGATTGTGGAGATTCAAGTAGATTATCCATGGGTGCCCCCCACATGTGCTCACTGCAAAGAACTTGGGCACATATCACGCAATTGTCTTCTTCTGCCTGCTCCTGCAAAGAAAGACCCTCCCCCTTCAAAAAAGGATCCAAAAACTGCGACTCAAAAAACTGCTATACCAGAAAAAACTGTTACCTCACCCTCTAAGCCGCTCTCTCCTACCCTCACATACACCAATCACTGCCCCTTCCTCCTCCTGAAACCTTACCCCTCTCTCTGA
- the LOC108859556 gene encoding receptor-like protein kinase At3g21340 codes for IGPKHDCLCNVLLGFISLDCGSPPNEPPYNDVQTGLTFSTDNGFVQTGKTGKVQEEVESLFPKPVWNLRYFPDGTRNCYTLNVTQGTKYLIRALFVYGNYDGLNEYPSFDLYLGPNYLETINLGLWGTGGMFEEIIHKPISKSLQVCLVNTGTGYPIINTLELRPLQNNSTYNTQSGSLRHFRRNYFSTASRTVRYPSDVSDRVWIPNFDEKKWTEVTTNFTVNTSNGYNPPQVVMASASTPISAFAPWNFTWTWLLTPSTTQFYIYMHFAEIQSLQANETREFSVLVNGDPMYERYSPKPFSIETLSYFTPQQCDQGNCTVELLRTSKSTLPPLINAFEIYTVIDLPLLETNQDDVLAIKSIQNTYNLSRISWQGDPCAPIEFLWDGLNCDNANASEPPIVTYLNLSSSQLTGIIAPVIQNLTNLKEL; via the exons ATTGGTCCGAAACATGATTGCTTATGTAATGTGTTATTAGGATTCATCAGCTTGGATTGTGGGTCACCACCTAACGAGCCTCCTTACAACGACGTTCAGACCGGATTAACATTCTCAACGGACAATGGTTTTGTGCAAACTGGCAAAACCGGAAAAGTTCAAGAGGAGGTCGAGTCGCTCTTCCCTAAACCGGTTTGGAATCTCAGGTACTTCCCAGATGGAACCAGAAACTGCTATACCTTGAACGTCACGCAAGGCACAAAATATCTTATCAGAGCTTTATTCGTGTACGGTAATTACGATGGTCTTAACGAATACCCGAGTTTCGACCTCTACCTTGGTCCAAATTATTTGGAAACGATTAATTTGGGTCTATGGGGGACAGGTGGTATGTTCGAGGAGATCATCCACAAACCCATCTCTAAGTCCCTCCAGGTCTGTCTAGTTAACACAGGAACAGGTTATCCTATTATTAATACCTTAGAGCTACGACCATTACAGAACAATAGTACTTACAATACTCAGAGCGGCTCTCTGAGGCATTTCAGACGGAATTATTTCAGCACTGCAAGCCGTACCGTAAG GTATCCCAGTGATGTTAGTGATCGTGTATGGATACCCAATTTCGATGAGAAAAAATGGACAGAAGTAACTACCAATTTCACCGTAAACACTTCTAATGGTTATAACCCACCACAAGTCGTGATGGCGTCAGCCTCAACGCCCATAAGTGCTTTTGCGCCATGGAATTTCACCTGGACATGGTTATTGACGCCTTCGACGACCCAATTTTATATCTACATGCACTTTGCCGAGATTCAATCTTTACAGGCGAACGAAACCCGAGAATTCAGTGTATTGGTGAATGGTGATCCTATGTACGAACGCTATAGTCCTAAACCCTTCTCCATAGAAACTTTATCATACTTCACACCACAACAATGTGATCAAGGAAATTGCACCGTAGAGTTACTAAGAACGTCAAAATCTACCCTTCCTCCTCTCATAAATGCTTTCGAGATTTACACGGTGATCGATTTACCGCTGTTGGAAACAAACCAAGATGATG TTCTTGCTATCAAGAGTATCCAAAATACTTACAATTTGAGTAGGATTAGCTGGCAAGGAGATCCATGTGCTCCTATAGAGTTCTTATGGGATGGTTTAAACTGTGACAACGCAAATGCTTCAGAGCCACCTATAGTCACTTATTT AAATTTATCATCAAGTCAACTAACGGGGATCATCGCGCCTGTCATTCAAAATCTAACTAACCTAAAAGAATTGTAA
- the LOC130494655 gene encoding receptor-like protein kinase At3g21340 → MKSLLLINLSGNNLNGSIPQVLLKKKGLRLIHDGNPDLICADELCANKSIGSKKKNSVVPIVVSVVVLVVLGSALAFFFVFRKKKTPNSADPRTTRSSVPAIMTKNRRFTYSEVVAMTNNFERILGKGGFGMVYHGTVNGTEQVAVKLLSHSSSQGYKEFKAEVELLLRVHHKNLVRLVGFCDEGENLALIYEYMANGDLREHMSGKRGGSLLNWETRLKIVVESAQGLEYLHNGCKPPMIHRDVKTTNILLNEHFQAKLADFGLSRSFPVEGETHVSTVVAGTPGYLDPEYYRTNWLNEKSDVYSFGIVLLEIITNQPVINQNREKPYISEWVGLMLTEGDIQNIVDPKLHGNCDSGSVWRVVELAMLCLNPSSARRPTMSQVVTELNECLAYENSREGTSQNMNSQSSIEVRMNFGIGTIPDAC, encoded by the exons ATGAAATCACTCTTGCTCAT AAATTTAAGTGGGAACAATCTGAATGGCTCTATTCCTCAAGTTCTTCTTAAGAAAAAAGGACTAAGACTAAT TCATGATGGAAACCCAGATCTTATTTGTGCGGATGAATTATGTGCTAACAAATCCATTGGTTCCAAGAAAAAGAATAGTGTAGTACCTATTGTTGTATCGGTCGTGGTCCTGGTTGTTCTTGGATCTGCTTTGGCTTTCTTTTTTGTATTCAGGAAGAAAAAGACACCAAACAGTGCAG ATCCTAGAACAACCAGATCTTCAGTACCGGCAATAATGACGAAAAACAGAAGATTTACTTACTCGGAGGTTGTAGCAATGACAAATAACTTTGAAAGAATCCTTGGTAAAGGAGGATTTGGAATGGTCTATCACGGAACTGTAAATGGTACTGAACAAGTAGCTGTTAAATTGCTCTCACACTCATCTTCTCAAGGGTATAAGGAATTCAAAGCAGAG GTGGAACTTCTTCTCAGAGTTCACCACAAAAATTTAGTTCGCCTCGTTGGATTTTGTGATGAAGGAGAAAATCTGGCTCTCATATATGAATACATGGCTAACGGAGACTTGAGAGAACATATGTCGG GAAAACGAGGGGGGTCTCTTCTGAATTGGGAAACTAGACTAAAAATAGTCGTCGAATCTGCACAAG GTTTGGAATACTTGCATAATGGATGCAAACCACCTATGATTCATAGGGATGTCAAAACCACAAACATATTATTGAATGAACATTTTCAGGCTAAGTTAGCTGATTTTGGGCTTTCGAGATCTTTTCCGGTTGAAGGAGAAACTCATGTGTCCACGGTTGTTGCTGGAACCCCTGGATACCTTGATCCAGA GTATTATCGAACAAACTGGTTGAACGAAAAAAGTGATGTTTATAGCTTCGGAATTGTACTATTAGAGATCATCACAAATCAGCCTGTAATCAATCAAAATCGTGAAAAACCATACATTTCAGAATGGGTTGGGTTAATGCTTACAGAAGGAGACATCCAAAACATTGTGGATCCAAAACTCCATGGAAATTGTGACTCTGGTTCTGTTTGGAGAGTAGTTGAACTAGCAATGTTGTGTCTAAATCCTTCTTCTGCTAGAAGACCAACCATGTCCCAAGTCGTTACCGAATTAAACGAGTGCTTGGCATATGAAAACTCAAGGGAAGGAACGAGCCAAAACATGAACTCACAGAGTTCTATAGAAGTGAGAATGAACTTTGGTATTGGAACTATCCCTGATGCTTGCTAG